One segment of Paramormyrops kingsleyae isolate MSU_618 chromosome 8, PKINGS_0.4, whole genome shotgun sequence DNA contains the following:
- the LOC111835298 gene encoding proenkephalin-B-like isoform X1, which produces MNIQYIEDKDLLRMDWYLLVMVLSLGLPSAAQKNCSSQCLTCAQLISEVDGSFDRLACTLECEGILPSTSDLEKCRKVVGFFTSSTSLNEMNEDNEDTIESESLDLQGALVGPIVKRYGGFLKKLDKNKIFNLGSNENDYRKASLAKKYSRIFRKPGERDVPEIGREVSQQEDGAELDHDTSGKMKRYGGFVRKFGGRRSGEEGGREVLQKRYGGFLRRIRPKLKFVNQKRYGGLLRRHFKVSPRSEEEPNSYYDFDP; this is translated from the exons atgaacaTTCAG TACATAGAAGATAAAGATCTGCTGAGGATGGACTGGTACCTTCTGGTGATGGTGCTCTCATTGGGATTACCGTCTGCCGCTCAGAAAAACTGCTCTTCTCAATGTTTAACCTGCGCACAACTAATCTCCGAGGTGGACGGTTCCTTCGATAGACTA gcttGCACTTTGGAGTGTGAAGGCATCTTGCCATCTACTTCTGACTTAGAAAAATGCCGGAAAGTCGTGGGATTCTTTACTAGTTCAACTTCGTTAAACGAAATGAATGAAGATAATGAAGACACAATTGAATCAGAATCATTAGACCTCCAAGGCGCTTTGGTTGGTCCGATAGTAAAGCGATACGGGGGATTTCTTAAAAAActagacaaaaataaaatattcaactTGGGCTCGAATGAAAACGACTATCGCAAAGCCTCGTTAGCAAAGAAATACAGCAGGATTTTCAGAAAACCCGGAGAACGTGATGTGCCTGAAATCGGACGGGAGGTTTCGCAGCAGGAGGACGGAGCGGAGCTGGACCATGATACATCGGGCAAGATGAAAAGATACGGGGGCTTCGTACGGAAATTTGGCGGAAGAAGGAGCGGGGAGGAGGGCGGGCGGGAGGTGCTGCAGAAGCGTTACGGGGGTTTCTTGCGAAGGATCCGACCTAAGCTGAAGTTTGTCAATCAGAAGAGGTACGGCGGTCTTTTGAGGCGCCATTTCAAAGTATCCCCTCGATCGGAAGAGGAGCCAAACTCCTATTATGACTTTGATCCGTAG
- the LOC111835298 gene encoding proenkephalin-B-like isoform X2, with amino-acid sequence MDWYLLVMVLSLGLPSAAQKNCSSQCLTCAQLISEVDGSFDRLACTLECEGILPSTSDLEKCRKVVGFFTSSTSLNEMNEDNEDTIESESLDLQGALVGPIVKRYGGFLKKLDKNKIFNLGSNENDYRKASLAKKYSRIFRKPGERDVPEIGREVSQQEDGAELDHDTSGKMKRYGGFVRKFGGRRSGEEGGREVLQKRYGGFLRRIRPKLKFVNQKRYGGLLRRHFKVSPRSEEEPNSYYDFDP; translated from the exons ATGGACTGGTACCTTCTGGTGATGGTGCTCTCATTGGGATTACCGTCTGCCGCTCAGAAAAACTGCTCTTCTCAATGTTTAACCTGCGCACAACTAATCTCCGAGGTGGACGGTTCCTTCGATAGACTA gcttGCACTTTGGAGTGTGAAGGCATCTTGCCATCTACTTCTGACTTAGAAAAATGCCGGAAAGTCGTGGGATTCTTTACTAGTTCAACTTCGTTAAACGAAATGAATGAAGATAATGAAGACACAATTGAATCAGAATCATTAGACCTCCAAGGCGCTTTGGTTGGTCCGATAGTAAAGCGATACGGGGGATTTCTTAAAAAActagacaaaaataaaatattcaactTGGGCTCGAATGAAAACGACTATCGCAAAGCCTCGTTAGCAAAGAAATACAGCAGGATTTTCAGAAAACCCGGAGAACGTGATGTGCCTGAAATCGGACGGGAGGTTTCGCAGCAGGAGGACGGAGCGGAGCTGGACCATGATACATCGGGCAAGATGAAAAGATACGGGGGCTTCGTACGGAAATTTGGCGGAAGAAGGAGCGGGGAGGAGGGCGGGCGGGAGGTGCTGCAGAAGCGTTACGGGGGTTTCTTGCGAAGGATCCGACCTAAGCTGAAGTTTGTCAATCAGAAGAGGTACGGCGGTCTTTTGAGGCGCCATTTCAAAGTATCCCCTCGATCGGAAGAGGAGCCAAACTCCTATTATGACTTTGATCCGTAG